The nucleotide window TTTACACCTCTTCTTAACAAATAACTTCTCATACTACTTTAAAACAAATGAAAACGTTTGGCAACAATTATACTAAAGATGAGATAAAAGTTGTAGAATTAAATAATTCCTTTATAATGAAAAAATAGGAGTGGTTAACAGATGCTAGAAAAAAACTACAAATTTTTACTTTGGATTTATATTTTTTGGTTTTTAGGTAATGTATTACTTGTGTCCTTAAATATTATTCCACCAAACTTAACAACTATTCAATCACTATTTCTCGTTTTCACAGGTGTTTTTGCTGCTGTTTTCTTTATTATGCAATACGGAAAGTGGCTTGGTTCTGCGATTACGTTATTAGTATTTGTTGTCAGTACGTGTATTGAATGGATGCAGTTAAGCTATACAGACGAATATGTTGGTTCTACACTTGGCGGAAGTATTTACGGCATTCCTATCACAATGGGTTTCATTTGGGTAGGGATGATAGCTGGAACACACATTATTGCACGTGAGATTACGCTGAAAATTAATATTGACTGGATTCGTGGTGGGATTTATTCTTTTATAGCCGCGACAATGGTAATGATTTTTGAAGTATTAATTGAACCAATAACAATGCAATCAAAACAACTTTATATAATACAAAATGGTTTTACGATTTTACAGCTATCTGATTTTATCAACTGGTGGTTACTTGGACTTATTTTACATTTGATGATTTACTTTATTTTAAGTTTAACGGACGGGTGGGAGCGACTTAAGTATCCCGATTTAAAATCAGAAATTGTGATTGTATATTGGATTATCATCGCCTTTTTTGTCTTTTTATCATTCTACCTTGATTTATGGACCTCCATCGCCATTATTATTGTTTCTAATATTATTTTTACTGTATGTTACTTTTTCAGTTTAGAAAAAGAGGAGAAACAAATAAAGAAATCCGAGTAATGGCTACTTGGATTTCTTTTCTTTTTGTAAAAATTTTCTAGTCGCGATTTGTGCATTTTCGATAATATATGGAAGCGAACTGCCGGTCATTGCTCCAGCACCGATAACAAATAAATTTTTATAGTTAGGTGTTTTTTTAGTTGGATGAAGAAAGCCATGTTGATTCCATACATGTTGTAAGCCAAAAACAGCACCATATTTGATGTGGTATTTTTCTTCCCAATCTGTTGGGGTGATGATAAATTCTTCTTCAATATAATCTTCTAACTTTGGAACATCTAGTCGTTCTTTTATCGTATCTAAAATTAACTGTCTAAAATCTTTTGTTTCTTTTGTCCAATCTATTTGACTGGAAGTATTAGGAACAGGGACCATAATTCGAATACTTGAATGATTAAATGGTGCCATTGTATTATCAGTTGCAGAGGGGTTCGTTACATGGATAGCTAAATCTTTCGAGAGCACCTTTTTTTGCATCGTATTAGTAGAAAATTTTCGGTAATCATTAGGGAAAATAATCGACTGATGGGAAAAAGGAAGTTCCGTATTTAAACCTAAGTAGAGCATAAAAGCAGAAGAGGAGTACTCTTTATTGTCCACTTGCCTGGTTTTTTCGTTGGACATCGAATAAATGAAATCTAAATTCGTAAAATAATAGTCTGCTTCAATTGTTTGACCATTTGCTAGCCTAGCTCCCGTAATCTCTTTGCCGTTTACTTCAAATTCGGTGACTTCTGAGTTAAAAAAGAACTTTCCTTTATTCTCAGTAACTACTTGTTGCATCGCTTCGACAATTTTATTTTGCCCGCCGATAGGGTGATAGGTCCCGTAATAATATTCGGAAAATGGGATGATACTATAGGCTGCTGGTATATCCCATGGAGACATCCCTAAATAGCGCATTTGAAGGGAAAAAGCTAAGCGGAGAGGTTTACTATTAAAATATCTTGCTAAATCATCCATT belongs to Listeria ivanovii subsp. ivanovii and includes:
- a CDS encoding membrane protein, with product MLEKNYKFLLWIYIFWFLGNVLLVSLNIIPPNLTTIQSLFLVFTGVFAAVFFIMQYGKWLGSAITLLVFVVSTCIEWMQLSYTDEYVGSTLGGSIYGIPITMGFIWVGMIAGTHIIAREITLKINIDWIRGGIYSFIAATMVMIFEVLIEPITMQSKQLYIIQNGFTILQLSDFINWWLLGLILHLMIYFILSLTDGWERLKYPDLKSEIVIVYWIIIAFFVFLSFYLDLWTSIAIIIVSNIIFTVCYFFSLEKEEKQIKKSE
- a CDS encoding phytoene desaturase family protein — encoded protein: MKNKTKIAIIGAGPGSLAAAMLLSQLDYEVSIYEKNDRIGGRTALHKMGKYSFDIGPSALTMTHVLTSLFMDCKRNILDYISLLPINPIHTLYFKDISFPLYSDYEATKTVIATYFPGEEEGFDRFMRENTKKMLYLTPLNQFNYSSLFDFFRPTTLRALPSLTLGRSLMDDLARYFNSKPLRLAFSLQMRYLGMSPWDIPAAYSIIPFSEYYYGTYHPIGGQNKIVEAMQQVVTENKGKFFFNSEVTEFEVNGKEITGARLANGQTIEADYYFTNLDFIYSMSNEKTRQVDNKEYSSSAFMLYLGLNTELPFSHQSIIFPNDYRKFSTNTMQKKVLSKDLAIHVTNPSATDNTMAPFNHSSIRIMVPVPNTSSQIDWTKETKDFRQLILDTIKERLDVPKLEDYIEEEFIITPTDWEEKYHIKYGAVFGLQHVWNQHGFLHPTKKTPNYKNLFVIGAGAMTGSSLPYIIENAQIATRKFLQKEKKSK